Proteins encoded together in one Oncorhynchus masou masou isolate Uvic2021 chromosome 3, UVic_Omas_1.1, whole genome shotgun sequence window:
- the LOC135507259 gene encoding homeobox protein Mohawk-like produces MNNIVVKRSNQQNILEELRRNSVDCLVTDRQHTDSQPCQQAIEDNPVVKYRRYGSCLGGVKVCHKRQALQDMARPLKQWLYKHKENPYPTKTEKVLLALGSHMTLVQVSNWFANARRRLKNTVSQPDLSWALRIKLYNKYIQGNAERMSVSSEDTNSEDDECHLQTPASQAELSRPSLKSVIKQENRTDPAFSDDYVSPPPKYKSSLLNRYINDTLRHVMATPDDVTKSHLRNHSGSFSSNECDDDLISPSSSEAEANSLYHMDTVNYASTRCDSEGKSERGQRREEAEWREIHAAMALTNLAQGQCCATGTTTTSCIIQKSSHISEIKTVKVSLPNNV; encoded by the exons ATGAACAACATTGTTGTGAAGAGGTCAAATCAACAAAATATTTTGGAGGAGCTCAGGAGAAACAGTGTGGACTGTTTGGTAACAGATAGACAGCATACAGACTCACAACCATGCCAACAGGCAATAGAAGACAACCCTGTTGTTAAGTATAGGAGGTATGG GTCTTGTCTGGGCGGGGTCAAAGTTTGCCACAAGCGCCAGGCGCTTCAGGACATGGCGAGGCCTCTTAAGCAGTGGCTGTACAAACACAAGGAAAACCCCTACCCCACCAAGACAGAGAAGGTCCTGCTCGCCCTGGGGTCCCACATGACTTTAGTACAG GTCTCAAACTGGTTTGCCAATGCCCGGCGGAGATTGAAGAACACAGTGAGTCAGCCAGATTTAAGTTGGGCTCTACGGATCAAACTCTACAATAAATACATCCAGGGCAACGCTGAGAGAATGAGTGTCAGCAGTGAAGACACCAACTCTGAGG ATGATGAGTGTCACTTACAAACTCCAGCTAGCCAAGCAGAGCTCTCCAGGCCCTCACTTAAGAGTGTCATCAAACAGGAGAACAGGACTGATCCTGCCTTCAGTGACGACTATGTCTCTCCACCCCCCAAGTACAAGAGCAGCTTGCTGAACCGGTACATTAACGACACCCTACGACACGTGATGGCAACCCCTGATGACGTCACAAAGTCCCACCTGAGGAACCACTCAGGGTCGTTCAGCTCCAACGAGTGTGACGACGACCTCATCTCGCCTTCTTCCTCTGAGGCAGAGGCAAACTCTCTCTACCATATGG ACACAGTGAACTATGCATCAACTAGATGTGACAG tgaggggaagagtgagagaggccagaggagggaggaggcagagtgGAGAGAGATCCACGCTGCCATGGCTCTGACTAACTTGGCCCAGGGGCAGTGCTGCGCCACAGGGACTACCACCACCAGCTGCATCATCCAAAAGTCCTCCCACATCTCAGAAATAAAGACTGTCAAAGTGTCCCTGCCAAACAATGTCTAG